One part of the Candidatus Defluviilinea gracilis genome encodes these proteins:
- a CDS encoding ABC-2 family transporter protein codes for MNPFKLAWNYFRIGMMNELQYRVNFFIQLLQTGVALATGLIGLALVFDQVDNLAGWTRPELLAVMGVHILMGGVIRSAIQPNMERLMNDVLNGTLDFALTKPADAQALVSVREFRFWQLTDVLVGLVVIGVAVTQLQSGMEALQVVAFIAALIMGAVMLYCVWLMVTSIAFWVIRVNEIVNLFEGLYAAGRWPVGVYPDWLRTGLTFLVPVAFAVTVPAEAMTNRLTNETMLFALGLTVLFLVLARVVWLFGLRSYSGASA; via the coding sequence ATGAACCCTTTCAAACTTGCATGGAACTACTTCCGCATCGGTATGATGAACGAACTGCAATACCGCGTTAACTTCTTTATTCAACTTCTGCAAACAGGTGTCGCGCTGGCGACAGGCTTGATCGGACTCGCGCTCGTCTTCGATCAAGTGGACAACCTCGCAGGCTGGACGCGCCCCGAACTGCTCGCGGTGATGGGCGTGCACATCCTCATGGGCGGGGTTATCCGTTCGGCGATCCAGCCCAACATGGAGCGGTTAATGAACGATGTGCTCAACGGCACATTGGACTTCGCGCTCACCAAGCCCGCCGACGCGCAGGCGTTGGTCAGCGTGCGCGAATTCCGCTTCTGGCAACTCACGGATGTCCTCGTCGGCTTGGTGGTGATCGGGGTGGCGGTGACCCAGCTTCAAAGTGGGATGGAAGCGTTGCAAGTCGTCGCGTTCATCGCCGCGTTGATCATGGGCGCGGTCATGCTGTATTGCGTCTGGCTGATGGTCACGTCCATTGCGTTTTGGGTGATCCGCGTCAATGAGATCGTCAACCTGTTCGAAGGCTTGTACGCGGCGGGGAGGTGGCCCGTCGGCGTGTACCCCGATTGGCTCCGCACGGGGCTTACATTTCTTGTGCCAGTCGCGTTCGCCGTCACTGTGCCAGCCGAAGCGATGACGAATCGACTCACAAACGAAACGATGTTATTCGCGCTGGGACTCACCGTGTTGTTCTTGGTGTTGGCGCGTGTCGTCTGGTTGTTCGGTTTGAGAAGTTATTCGGGCGCGTCGGCGTAA
- a CDS encoding ABC-2 family transporter protein, with product MRQVKFILALWKANIQAAMEFRAAFFTQVIFMMINNGVYFIFWVLYFDKFNAVRGWDINTMMLLFGIAASAWGIGAFFFGNFISLAEVIVGGRLDYYLSLPRPVLLHVLASKSIGSGMGDLIYGVGSFMLSGYFTPDGTLRFLLGVFAGVCIFIGFLVIVQSLSFWLGNTIALSQFALSAILTFSLYPSVLFDATTKFILLTLIPAALIGTIPAEFVREFSWQSAIQMTAGALVFLFLSIFIFKLGLKRYESGSAIQVEV from the coding sequence ATGAGACAGGTCAAATTCATCCTCGCTTTGTGGAAGGCAAACATCCAAGCCGCGATGGAATTCCGCGCGGCGTTCTTCACGCAGGTCATCTTTATGATGATCAACAACGGCGTTTATTTTATCTTCTGGGTGTTGTACTTCGACAAATTCAACGCGGTGCGCGGCTGGGATATCAACACGATGATGCTCCTCTTCGGCATCGCCGCCAGCGCATGGGGAATCGGCGCGTTCTTCTTCGGCAACTTCATCTCTCTCGCCGAAGTCATCGTCGGCGGACGACTCGATTATTACCTCTCGCTTCCTCGTCCAGTTCTTCTGCATGTGCTTGCATCCAAAAGTATCGGAAGCGGCATGGGCGATCTCATTTACGGGGTCGGCAGTTTCATGCTCTCGGGATATTTCACACCTGATGGAACGCTTCGATTTCTGCTCGGCGTATTTGCAGGGGTGTGCATCTTCATTGGTTTTCTCGTCATCGTGCAAAGCCTGTCGTTTTGGCTGGGCAACACCATCGCGTTGAGCCAGTTCGCGTTGAGCGCAATTTTGACTTTTTCGCTTTACCCCAGCGTGCTTTTCGACGCCACGACAAAATTCATATTGCTAACATTAATCCCCGCCGCGTTGATCGGCACAATCCCCGCTGAGTTCGTGCGCGAGTTCTCGTGGCAAAGCGCGATACAAATGACGGCAGGCGCGCTGGTCTTTTTGTTTCTGTCAATTTTTATTTTCAAGTTGGGGTTGAAAAGATACGAATCGGGAAGCGCGATTCAAGTTGAGGTGTAG
- a CDS encoding ABC-2 family transporter protein, protein MKKYFSILNMQIIHNLAYPGDFLGRSISIATFIFIFAGLWGTTFTIANTDVINGLTFPNMVWYFMMAETLELGRPRINRTISEQVKNGEVAYILNKPYNFLLYHFSAGLGDGAVRMTLNLIVGSIVAWILAGAPPSPLGWLMAFVTLIGAWILHFCFMALIGLAAFVVEETNSFELIYQKLVFILGGFLFPIDMFPTWLQNIAYALPFPYMMYAPARLFVKPDVDLFWRMLGGQLIWVTVFVFLLAFVYQRSEKYLTVNGG, encoded by the coding sequence ATGAAAAAATACTTCTCCATCCTCAACATGCAAATCATCCACAACCTCGCCTACCCAGGAGATTTCCTCGGCAGGTCTATCAGCATTGCCACGTTCATCTTCATCTTCGCGGGGTTATGGGGAACGACATTTACGATCGCAAACACGGATGTGATCAACGGATTAACGTTTCCCAACATGGTCTGGTATTTTATGATGGCGGAAACGCTCGAGCTTGGCAGACCGCGCATCAACCGAACGATCTCGGAGCAGGTCAAGAACGGAGAGGTCGCGTACATCCTGAACAAGCCGTATAACTTCCTGCTATATCACTTCTCCGCTGGGTTGGGCGATGGCGCGGTGAGAATGACTCTCAACCTGATCGTCGGCTCCATCGTCGCGTGGATTCTCGCAGGCGCGCCTCCCTCGCCGTTGGGCTGGCTCATGGCATTCGTCACATTGATCGGCGCGTGGATTCTACACTTCTGCTTCATGGCGTTGATCGGTCTCGCCGCATTCGTCGTGGAGGAAACAAACTCGTTCGAATTGATCTACCAGAAACTTGTTTTCATTCTCGGCGGATTTCTTTTTCCAATTGATATGTTCCCCACATGGTTACAGAATATTGCCTACGCGCTCCCCTTCCCATACATGATGTATGCACCCGCGCGGTTGTTCGTCAAACCCGACGTTGATTTGTTCTGGCGAATGCTCGGCGGGCAGTTGATCTGGGTTACTGTCTTTGTATTCCTACTGGCTTTTGTCTATCAACGCAGTGAAAAATATCTCACGGTGAACGGCGGATAA
- a CDS encoding ATP-binding cassette domain-containing protein, whose amino-acid sequence MPSIEVANLQKTFQTKRKAAGMRGSLRALVKPEYNTVDAVRGLSFQMEAGELLGFIGPNGAGKSTTIKILTGILHPTSGDAKVLGFVPWKERQKLAYHIGTVFGQRPQLWYHLPAIDTFMLFGKIYELDDRETKKRIAFLSEAFEIQDLLETPVRKLSLGQRMRCEVAASLLHRPKLLLLDEPSIGLDVVAKQHIRDAIRTMSQEEKVGVLLTSHDAGDLEALCRRVIIINHGQIVYEDKVSNLKRKFLTRKMVEVRYAEEVSPNFTIDGVEILKVGSYGVKLRFDTTKTHVDAVMAHLSQAGELVDITVSDPPLEEVIAKIYQDNKPGMRT is encoded by the coding sequence ATGCCCTCCATCGAAGTCGCCAACCTCCAAAAAACATTCCAGACCAAACGCAAAGCCGCAGGGATGCGCGGTTCTCTACGCGCGCTTGTCAAACCTGAATACAACACCGTCGATGCCGTGCGCGGGCTTTCCTTTCAAATGGAAGCGGGCGAACTGCTCGGCTTCATTGGTCCCAACGGCGCGGGAAAATCCACAACGATAAAAATTCTCACAGGCATTTTGCATCCCACCAGCGGCGACGCGAAAGTGCTTGGCTTCGTCCCGTGGAAGGAACGGCAGAAACTCGCCTACCACATCGGCACGGTGTTCGGTCAACGCCCGCAGTTGTGGTACCACCTCCCCGCCATTGACACGTTCATGCTGTTCGGAAAAATTTACGAACTCGACGACCGCGAAACGAAAAAACGGATCGCCTTTCTTTCGGAAGCGTTCGAGATTCAGGATCTGCTGGAGACTCCCGTCCGCAAACTTTCGCTGGGACAACGGATGCGCTGTGAAGTCGCCGCGTCGCTTCTTCACCGCCCCAAACTGCTTCTGCTCGATGAGCCGTCGATTGGACTTGACGTAGTCGCCAAACAACACATCCGCGACGCGATCCGCACCATGTCACAGGAGGAGAAAGTCGGCGTTCTGCTCACCTCCCACGACGCGGGCGATCTCGAAGCGCTCTGTCGCCGCGTGATCATCATCAACCACGGACAGATCGTCTACGAAGACAAAGTCTCGAATCTCAAACGAAAGTTTCTGACTCGAAAGATGGTGGAAGTCCGTTATGCGGAAGAAGTCTCGCCAAATTTCACAATTGACGGAGTCGAGATTCTGAAAGTGGGCAGTTATGGCGTGAAGTTACGATTCGACACCACCAAAACTCACGTAGACGCGGTCATGGCGCATCTCTCCCAAGCGGGCGAATTGGTAGACATCACCGTCTCCGATCCGCCGTTGGAGGAAGTGATCGCGAAGATTTATCAAGACAACAAACCCGGAATGCGGACTTAA
- a CDS encoding DUF2785 domain-containing protein: MEKEFWNQLAKNEYKIPDGNTLHDLTKTIFGYLGNVDPDLRDEIAYIVYANWLKRDMYSPDEIRLHIAELLANLEKGIGEIESDSVFLRAFSVLFLAEIVHNDNKKSVLEQADISSIFDKGLQYLDAEKDPRGFVPVKGWAHALAHTADLMMVLGKNRYIGKDELEKFLQGIAAKLIHSANWIYIHGEDERLANAVIAIFERNLLSLDFIELWLASLTSPERSWIGAYMDEDVAKAFHNTRNFLRSLSEAVQKAEGLPNKEALMQITQQASTNLKSY; the protein is encoded by the coding sequence ATGGAAAAAGAATTCTGGAATCAACTTGCGAAGAATGAATACAAAATCCCTGACGGGAATACGCTTCACGACCTGACGAAAACCATCTTCGGCTATCTCGGAAATGTCGACCCCGATTTGCGAGATGAAATTGCTTATATCGTTTATGCCAATTGGTTGAAGCGCGACATGTATTCGCCTGACGAAATACGCCTGCATATTGCCGAGCTACTTGCGAATCTTGAAAAAGGAATTGGCGAAATCGAATCGGATTCGGTGTTTCTGCGAGCTTTCTCTGTGTTGTTTTTGGCGGAGATCGTTCATAACGACAATAAGAAATCTGTTTTGGAGCAAGCGGATATCTCTTCGATCTTCGATAAAGGATTGCAGTATCTCGACGCCGAAAAAGACCCACGCGGGTTTGTGCCTGTGAAAGGCTGGGCGCACGCGCTTGCTCACACTGCCGACTTGATGATGGTACTTGGCAAGAATCGCTATATTGGAAAAGACGAACTGGAAAAATTTTTGCAGGGGATTGCCGCCAAACTCATCCATTCCGCTAACTGGATTTATATTCACGGAGAAGACGAGCGGCTTGCCAATGCTGTAATTGCGATTTTCGAGCGCAATCTGCTTTCGCTGGATTTCATCGAACTCTGGCTCGCGTCGTTGACTTCTCCCGAACGCTCATGGATTGGCGCATACATGGACGAAGATGTAGCGAAAGCATTTCACAACACGCGAAATTTCCTGCGGAGCCTTTCCGAAGCCGTTCAAAAAGCGGAAGGTTTGCCAAACAAGGAAGCCCTCATGCAAATTACTCAACAAGCTTCGACAAACCTCAAATCCTACTAA
- the mgtE gene encoding magnesium transporter: MNAEMKSVNLEALIEARDFASLRKQTMNWRARDIASLMEPLSAQKEAVLFRVLPREQAAKVFAYLPGERQAELLKAMAHDDAASILNDMSDDDRTSLLEELPAPATQQLLSLLAPEERARASHFLGYKENTVGRLMSPHFVRVRPQWTVSYALDHIRRYGMDSETMSVVYVIDRKGKLVDDLRIRQILLAKPKTRISDLMDSRFISLKATDDREMAVETFKDADLNALPVTDQDGVLIGVVTVDDILDVAEEEATEDIHKIGGSEALDEPYLEIGIPTMVRKRATWLVILFLSEMLTATAMGRYENEIAKAVVLSIFVPLVISSGGNSGSQASTLIIRAMALGEVKLKDWWRVMRREILSGLSLGAILGTIGFIRITLWAKLFGSYGEHWFLVALTVGIALIGIVLWGSLAGSMLPFLLRRIGLDPAASSAPFVATLVDVSGLIIYFSVASIVLRGTLL; this comes from the coding sequence ATGAATGCAGAAATGAAAAGCGTAAACCTTGAAGCCTTGATCGAGGCGCGCGATTTCGCGTCCCTGCGCAAGCAGACGATGAACTGGAGAGCTCGAGACATCGCCAGTCTGATGGAGCCGTTGTCGGCTCAGAAAGAGGCGGTTCTCTTCCGCGTTCTGCCGCGCGAACAAGCGGCGAAGGTCTTCGCGTATCTGCCCGGCGAACGCCAAGCGGAATTGCTGAAGGCGATGGCGCACGACGATGCCGCCAGCATTTTGAACGACATGTCGGACGATGACCGCACATCCCTGCTCGAAGAACTTCCCGCCCCCGCAACCCAGCAACTGCTCAGTCTGCTTGCGCCGGAAGAACGAGCGCGAGCGTCGCATTTCCTCGGCTACAAAGAAAACACAGTAGGACGCCTGATGTCGCCGCACTTCGTTCGCGTCCGCCCCCAATGGACCGTCTCATACGCGCTCGACCACATCCGCCGTTACGGAATGGACAGCGAAACGATGAGCGTGGTCTACGTGATCGATCGGAAAGGCAAACTGGTAGACGACCTGCGCATCCGGCAGATCCTGCTTGCCAAGCCGAAGACGCGCATCTCAGACCTCATGGATTCGCGTTTCATCTCACTGAAAGCGACAGACGACCGCGAGATGGCAGTGGAGACGTTCAAAGACGCCGACCTCAACGCTTTGCCCGTGACCGATCAAGACGGGGTCTTGATCGGGGTCGTCACAGTAGACGACATCCTCGATGTAGCCGAAGAAGAGGCAACAGAAGACATCCACAAGATCGGCGGTTCCGAAGCGCTCGATGAACCGTACCTTGAGATCGGCATCCCAACAATGGTGCGGAAACGGGCAACATGGCTGGTCATTCTATTCTTGAGCGAAATGCTCACCGCCACCGCCATGGGCAGGTATGAAAACGAAATTGCGAAGGCGGTCGTCCTTTCCATCTTTGTTCCGCTCGTCATTTCAAGCGGCGGCAATTCAGGCTCGCAAGCCTCCACGCTGATCATCCGCGCCATGGCGCTGGGCGAAGTCAAACTAAAAGATTGGTGGCGCGTCATGCGCCGCGAGATTCTTTCGGGCTTATCGCTTGGAGCGATTCTTGGAACGATCGGCTTCATCCGCATCACGCTTTGGGCAAAATTATTTGGCTCATACGGCGAGCATTGGTTCCTCGTCGCTCTGACCGTCGGCATTGCGCTGATCGGGATCGTCTTGTGGGGCAGTCTCGCTGGCTCCATGCTTCCGTTCCTCCTGCGCCGCATCGGGCTCGACCCCGCCGCATCGTCCGCGCCATTCGTTGCCACACTCGTGGACGTCTCCGGGCTGATCATCTATTTTTCAGTCGCCTCGATCGTTTTACGCGGCACGTTGCTGTAA
- a CDS encoding DinB family protein: MNKLPSPNSDEYAEFYAGYVQRAASKGDVLTALSQQIDEINSALGNLSDEQALFRDAPNEWAIKEVMGHLNDVERVFSYRLLRVSRNDATPLPGFEQNDYVREAGFDSHPIKDLIQEFEHLRRANILAIQNMSDEAALRVGAASGYPVSARALIYMLVGHVDHHMESLREKYLPPVNS; the protein is encoded by the coding sequence ATGAACAAACTCCCATCCCCCAACTCAGACGAATACGCCGAATTCTATGCGGGTTATGTACAACGCGCCGCATCAAAAGGCGATGTGCTCACCGCGCTTTCACAACAAATTGACGAGATCAACTCCGCGCTTGGGAATCTTTCGGATGAACAAGCCCTCTTCCGCGACGCGCCAAACGAATGGGCCATCAAAGAAGTGATGGGACATCTCAACGATGTGGAGCGCGTCTTTTCGTACCGACTCTTGCGCGTCTCACGAAATGATGCAACTCCGCTCCCAGGCTTCGAGCAAAATGATTATGTCCGCGAGGCGGGGTTTGATTCGCACCCGATCAAAGATTTAATTCAAGAGTTCGAACATCTGCGCCGCGCCAACATTCTGGCGATCCAAAACATGAGCGACGAAGCCGCGCTGCGAGTCGGCGCCGCCAGCGGATACCCCGTCAGCGCGCGGGCGTTGATCTATATGCTGGTCGGTCACGTGGACCATCATATGGAAAGTTTGCGCGAGAAGTATCTGCCGCCTGTGAACTCATAA
- a CDS encoding YdeI/OmpD-associated family protein: MKVDYPTLPFANKKKWADWLAKQHGKSVGVWLKLAKKDSGIATVTYDEAVESALCYGWIDGQKKGFDDKYWLQKFTPRGPKSIWSKINTEKVERLIKSGEMKPAGLKAIEAAKKDGRWAQAYDSQKNISVPKDFESALNKNKKAKAFFDTLKSSERYSFLFRIHTAKKAETRAKLIRKFVEMLEKNEKVYLFKPST; the protein is encoded by the coding sequence ATGAAAGTCGATTATCCAACTTTACCTTTCGCAAACAAAAAGAAATGGGCAGACTGGCTCGCCAAACAGCACGGCAAGTCTGTGGGCGTATGGCTGAAACTGGCGAAAAAGGATTCTGGTATCGCCACCGTGACGTATGACGAAGCGGTGGAGTCCGCGTTGTGCTATGGCTGGATTGACGGACAAAAGAAAGGTTTTGACGACAAGTATTGGCTTCAGAAATTCACACCACGCGGACCGAAAAGTATCTGGTCGAAGATCAACACGGAGAAAGTGGAACGTCTGATCAAAAGTGGTGAAATGAAACCTGCGGGACTCAAAGCAATTGAAGCCGCTAAAAAAGATGGGCGTTGGGCGCAAGCTTATGACTCGCAGAAAAATATTTCAGTCCCTAAAGATTTTGAATCTGCGTTGAATAAGAATAAAAAAGCCAAGGCTTTCTTTGATACCTTGAAAAGTTCTGAAAGATATTCGTTTCTATTCAGAATTCACACAGCAAAGAAAGCAGAGACGCGCGCGAAACTCATTCGAAAGTTCGTTGAAATGCTTGAAAAGAACGAGAAGGTTTACTTGTTCAAGCCTTCCACTTGA
- the rpiB gene encoding ribose 5-phosphate isomerase B, which yields MDDNEIRQIVQNVVRKMTDTPQTDPQPASPVGKRIVALGADHGGFELKGILKTEIESLGFVVMDVGTNSKEPVDYPDFAHSVAQMVGTGRAWRGIMIDGAGIGSCIVANKVPNVRAGMAYDVSSASNSREHNDTNVLTLGAGLIGVNLAKQIVKVWLTTDFGGDRHTKRVDKIKSVEKMYLK from the coding sequence ATGGACGACAACGAAATCCGACAGATCGTGCAGAACGTGGTCAGGAAGATGACTGACACGCCTCAAACCGACCCTCAGCCTGCCTCGCCCGTAGGAAAGCGGATCGTCGCCCTCGGCGCCGATCACGGCGGATTCGAGTTGAAGGGAATCCTCAAAACCGAAATCGAGTCGCTTGGCTTCGTTGTCATGGATGTTGGCACGAACAGCAAAGAGCCAGTGGACTATCCCGACTTCGCCCATTCCGTCGCGCAGATGGTAGGGACGGGTCGCGCGTGGCGCGGGATTATGATTGACGGCGCGGGCATCGGCAGTTGCATCGTGGCGAACAAAGTACCCAACGTCCGCGCAGGGATGGCGTATGATGTTTCGTCCGCATCCAACAGCCGTGAGCACAACGACACGAACGTGCTGACCCTCGGCGCGGGCTTGATCGGGGTCAATCTGGCGAAGCAGATCGTCAAAGTCTGGCTCACTACCGATTTCGGCGGCGACCGTCACACAAAGCGCGTGGATAAGATAAAATCGGTGGAGAAGATGTATCTGAAGTGA
- the deoC gene encoding deoxyribose-phosphate aldolase, whose amino-acid sequence MEDETRASNSEAYHCKFDCADGLCVRLCFDHVGNVVKAGAERVSSTLGAIPQEQAIAGMIDHTLLKPDATQQEIAQLCYEARKYGFASVCVNPTWVSLCAELLKGSDVKVCTVIGFPLGATSSESKAFETETAIKQGATEIDMVINVGALKARDIETVARDIRGVVKAAHSHGVIVKVIIETVLLTDEEKTIASLTSKEAGADFVKTSTGFAGGGATVHDVELMRKAVGPQMGVKASGGVRTFEDAQSMIQAGATRIGASAGVKIIQGPSDQVEGKKEASSSSAKY is encoded by the coding sequence ATGGAAGATGAAACGCGCGCCAGCAACTCTGAAGCCTATCACTGCAAATTCGATTGCGCGGATGGACTTTGCGTGCGCCTGTGTTTCGATCATGTGGGCAACGTCGTCAAAGCGGGGGCTGAGAGAGTCTCGTCTACGCTGGGAGCGATTCCGCAGGAACAGGCTATCGCAGGGATGATTGACCACACACTGCTCAAGCCTGATGCCACGCAACAAGAAATCGCTCAACTTTGTTATGAGGCGCGGAAGTACGGATTCGCATCCGTGTGCGTGAACCCGACATGGGTGAGTCTGTGCGCGGAACTCCTCAAGGGTTCGGATGTCAAAGTCTGCACCGTGATCGGTTTTCCGCTCGGCGCGACATCGTCTGAATCAAAAGCGTTTGAAACCGAGACAGCCATCAAGCAGGGCGCGACGGAGATTGACATGGTGATCAACGTCGGCGCATTGAAGGCGCGTGATATTGAAACGGTTGCGCGAGATATTCGCGGCGTGGTCAAAGCGGCGCACTCGCATGGCGTGATCGTCAAAGTGATCATCGAAACGGTATTGTTGACCGATGAAGAAAAAACCATCGCGAGCCTCACGTCGAAAGAAGCGGGCGCGGACTTTGTCAAAACGTCTACGGGATTCGCGGGCGGCGGCGCGACTGTCCACGATGTGGAGTTGATGCGCAAGGCGGTCGGTCCGCAGATGGGCGTGAAGGCGTCGGGCGGAGTCCGCACGTTTGAAGACGCGCAGAGTATGATCCAAGCGGGCGCAACACGCATCGGCGCGTCGGCGGGGGTGAAGATCATTCAAGGTCCGAGCGACCAAGTTGAAGGGAAGAAAGAAGCGAGCTCTTCATCCGCAAAATATTAA
- a CDS encoding EutN/CcmL family microcompartment protein, whose translation MLIAKVIGTTVSTIKDEKLHGRKLLILRQSDETGAVSGKPYVAVDTVDAGVGDLVLTASGSSARQTNITKDTPVDAVIMAIIDTLEADGKITFRKS comes from the coding sequence ATGCTCATCGCAAAAGTGATCGGCACAACGGTATCCACCATCAAAGACGAAAAATTGCACGGGCGCAAATTGCTCATCCTGCGGCAGTCCGACGAAACGGGCGCGGTGTCGGGCAAGCCGTATGTGGCTGTCGACACGGTGGACGCGGGCGTCGGCGATCTGGTGCTCACCGCGTCGGGCTCGTCGGCGCGGCAAACGAACATCACAAAAGACACGCCAGTGGACGCGGTCATCATGGCGATCATTGATACGCTCGAAGCCGATGGAAAAATTACGTTTCGAAAATCATGA
- a CDS encoding EutN/CcmL family microcompartment protein, with amino-acid sequence MLFGRVKGNAVCTIKYPNIEGVKLLVVQPLNKRLEPIGVLQVAADVVHAGVGDLCVMVRSREAALAMRDEKFVPIDLALVGIVDELEVKPDGEFEYTLKVGQSKFT; translated from the coding sequence ATGTTATTCGGACGAGTCAAAGGCAACGCGGTTTGCACGATCAAATATCCCAACATCGAGGGCGTGAAGTTGCTCGTTGTCCAGCCGTTGAACAAGCGACTCGAACCCATCGGCGTCTTGCAAGTTGCCGCGGACGTTGTCCACGCGGGCGTGGGCGATCTGTGTGTGATGGTCCGTTCGCGTGAAGCCGCACTCGCCATGAGAGATGAAAAGTTCGTGCCGATTGACTTGGCGTTGGTTGGCATCGTGGATGAATTGGAAGTGAAGCCCGATGGTGAGTTTGAATACACACTGAAGGTTGGTCAAAGCAAGTTCACGTAA
- a CDS encoding EutN/CcmL family microcompartment protein, producing the protein MVIGKVVGTIVTTISHAHYKNRRLLVVQPLLLDGEKPDDDFIALDNSQAGIGDTVLVNREGNGARQVLGIPDGCVISVIVGIVDSVSVEV; encoded by the coding sequence ATGGTTATCGGTAAAGTCGTCGGCACTATCGTCACCACCATCAGCCACGCGCACTACAAGAATCGCAGACTGCTCGTCGTCCAACCTTTATTGCTAGACGGCGAAAAGCCTGACGATGATTTCATCGCGCTCGATAACTCACAGGCAGGAATCGGCGACACGGTGCTGGTCAACCGCGAAGGGAATGGCGCGCGCCAAGTGTTGGGCATCCCTGACGGGTGCGTGATCTCGGTCATTGTGGGGATTGTGGATAGTGTGAGTGTGGAAGTTTAG
- a CDS encoding YdeI/OmpD-associated family protein, protein MDISQTLHVTNRKDWRNWLKKNYKTEKDIWLVYYKKATGKPRIEYNDAVEEALCFGWIDSTFKTLDEERTAQRFSPRKPKSSYSQANIERLRYLVAKKKVMKEVVDSLGDILNEKFVVPPDILKAIKANMEAWKNFQKFSDSYKRIRIAFIHGARHRPEEFKKRLRHFVEMTEKNKMFGFGGIEKHY, encoded by the coding sequence ATGGACATATCCCAAACGCTTCACGTCACCAACCGCAAAGACTGGCGAAACTGGTTGAAGAAGAATTACAAGACCGAAAAAGACATCTGGCTGGTCTATTACAAAAAAGCGACAGGCAAGCCGCGCATCGAATACAACGACGCGGTGGAGGAAGCCCTGTGCTTCGGCTGGATAGATAGCACCTTCAAGACATTAGATGAGGAACGCACGGCGCAACGCTTCTCACCTCGAAAGCCGAAATCCAGTTACTCGCAAGCCAACATCGAACGATTGCGGTATTTGGTGGCGAAGAAGAAAGTTATGAAAGAAGTCGTTGATTCGCTGGGAGATATTCTGAACGAGAAATTCGTCGTCCCGCCTGATATATTGAAAGCGATCAAAGCGAACATGGAAGCGTGGAAGAATTTTCAGAAATTCTCAGACTCGTACAAACGAATTCGCATCGCGTTCATCCACGGGGCGCGTCACCGCCCTGAGGAGTTCAAGAAGCGACTGCGACACTTCGTCGAGATGACGGAGAAGAATAAGATGTTCGGATTCGGCGGGATTGAGAAGCATTACTAA
- a CDS encoding RidA family protein, producing MKEFRNPQNVHQPLAGYSHHVEISGNERILVLSGQIGMREDGTVPDDPLEQMDVALENIFRNLQAANMGVRDIIKLTYYLVGEVDTAKRRELVASKLGGHKPCSTLLYVAALASPVYKVEIEAWASAD from the coding sequence ATGAAAGAATTTCGAAACCCGCAGAATGTCCATCAGCCGCTTGCCGGATATTCCCACCACGTTGAAATTTCAGGAAACGAACGCATTCTGGTCCTCTCTGGTCAGATAGGGATGAGAGAAGACGGGACAGTGCCAGACGACCCGCTCGAGCAAATGGATGTTGCCCTCGAGAATATCTTCCGCAATCTTCAAGCCGCGAATATGGGCGTGAGGGACATTATCAAACTCACATATTATCTCGTGGGCGAAGTTGATACGGCGAAGCGGCGCGAACTGGTCGCATCCAAACTGGGCGGACATAAACCATGTAGCACGTTGTTGTATGTCGCCGCGTTGGCGAGTCCAGTGTACAAAGTCGAGATAGAAGCGTGGGCAAGCGCGGACTAG